A genomic stretch from Telopea speciosissima isolate NSW1024214 ecotype Mountain lineage chromosome 7, Tspe_v1, whole genome shotgun sequence includes:
- the LOC122668782 gene encoding serine/threonine-protein kinase RIPK-like: protein MAREKVSWTHLITGCYKGRSQSEPKKVNSKIPSSPRKSFTDFNIPGSPFSLDISNSSIGNNLHVFTLAELKTITQNFSQNNFLGEGGFGPVHKGYIDEKIKPGLKPMRVAVKLLDLDGLQGHREWLTEVIFLGQLMHPNLVRLIGYCCEEENRLLVYEYMVRGSLENQLFRNRFSASLPWTTRMKIALGAAEGLAFLHEAEKSVIYRDFKASNILLDSDYTAKLSDFGLAKDGPEGDDTHVSTRVMGTQGYAAPEYVMTGHLTAMSDVYSFGVVLLEILTGRRSMDKARPIREQNLTEWAKPYLGDSRKVDRLMDPRLDGQYSIKGAQKAAQLAYQCLKDNPKSRPTMSAVVKTLELMQSFDDIPVGQFVYTVSPSPSRDKPETEPNKKESNEETKTLKLDDDDNDDDEKKCNNKKKDDEMEGSEDDDEEKNKKDKSHHHKRRRSPGHRHKSTISPVHSETSLYKYFNNGLNSPKRNH from the exons ATGGCTCGAGAGAAGGTTTCATGGACACATCTGATCACTGGATGTTACAAGGGTAGGAGTCAATCGGAGCCAAAGAAAGTTAATTCTAAAATACCTTCTTCCCCGAGGAAATCGTTCACAGACTTCAACATTCCAGGCTCACCATTCTCCTTAGATATCTCTAATTCTTCCATAGGCAATAACCTTCATGTCTTCACACTTGCAGAGCTAAAAACCATTACACAAAACTTCTCTCAGAATAATTTTCTTGGTGAAGGAGGGTTTGGTCCAGTTCATAAAGGCTATATAGATGAAAAGATTAAGCCTGGTCTTAAGCCTATGCGTGTTGCTGTTAAGCTCTTGGATTTGGATGGTTTGCAAGGCCATAGGGAGTGGCTg ACGGAGGTGATATTTTTAGGACAATTGATGCACCCAAATCTTGTAAGGTTGATTGGGTATTGCTGTGAGGAGGAGAATAGGCTCTTGGTCTATGAATATATGGTCCGAGGAAGCTTAGAGAATCAACTCTTCAGAAATA GATTTTCTGCTAGCTTGCCATGGACAACGAGAATGAAAATTGCACTTGGAGCTGCTGAGGGTCTGGCCTTTCTCCATGAAGCAGAGAAGTCTGTAATATACCGTGATTTTAAAGCGTCCAATATCTTGCTAGACTCT GATTACACGGCAAAGCTCTCTGATTTCGGGCTTGCAAAGGATGGTCCGGAGGGAGATGACACACATGTTTCCACTCGGGTTATGGGTACACAAGGCTACGCAGCTCCTGAATATGTAATGACAG GTCATTTGACGGCAATGAGCGATGTGTACAGCTTTGGAGTTGTTCTACTAGAGATACTAACAGGGAGACGGTCCATGGACAAGGCCCGACCCATCAGAGAACAAAACCTCACGGAATGGGCCAAGCCGTACCTCGGCGATTCTCGAAAAGTGGATCGGTTAATGGACCCTCGACTAGATGGACAGTACTCCATAAAGGGGGCCCAGAAAGCAGCCCAATTGGCTTACCAATGCTTAAAGGACAACCCAAAGTCTAGACCAACCATGAGTGCCGTGGTTAAGACTCTAGAGCTCATGCAAAGCTTCGACGATATCCCGGTTGGACAGTTTGTGTACACGGTGTCTCCATCTCCGAGTAGAGACAAACcagaaactgaaccaaataAGAAAGAGAGCAATGAGGAAACCAAAACACTAAAATTagatgatgatgacaatgatgatgacgaaaAGAAGtgtaataataagaaaaaagatgaTGAAATGGAAGGATcagaggatgatgatgaggagaagaataagaaagacAAGAGTCACCACCACAAGCGCCGACGGAGTCCCGGACATCGCCATAAATCAACAATATCTCCTGTCCACTCTGAAACGTCACTGTACAAGTATTTCAACAATGGCTTGAATTCTCCTAAGCGTAACCATTGA
- the LOC122669117 gene encoding trimethyltridecatetraene synthase-like, whose product MELEVPWFIHAAALLVALAIILISQIITYRRRLNQPPGPKPWPIIGNLNLIGSLPHHSIHKLAQKYGPIMQLRFGSYPIVVGSSVEMAKLFLKTHDLNFASRPKTAAGKYTTYNYSDITWSPYGPYWRQARKMCLMELFSAKRLESYEYIRVEEMRALLKGLYESFGRTVNLKDHLSNVSLNVISRMVLGKKYLDDEEEEEESTRGMRKIVTAEEFKKMLDELFLLNGVMNLGDWIPWIDFLDLQGFVKRMKVLSKKFDWFLEHVIDEHDERRKRERVENFVPKDMVDVLLVLADDPNLEVKLDRTSVKAFTQDLIAGGTESSAVTVEWAIAELLKKPEIFKKASEELDRVIGRERWVEEKDIPHLPYIEAIVKETMRVHPVAPMLTPRLAREDCEVAGYNIRAGTRVFINTWTIGRDPSLWEAPDEFKPERFIGKDIDVKGQDFELLPFGSGRRICPGYSLGLKVIQSSLANLLQGFEWKLPGQMKPEDLSMEEIFGLSTPRKYPLVAVVEPRLPAQVYYH is encoded by the exons ATGGAGTTGGAGGTTCCATGGTTCATACACGCTGCAGCATTGCTTGTAGCACTAGCAATCATATTGATCTCCCAAATTATAACCTACCGCCGGCGATTAAACCAACCACCTGGTCCAAAACCATGGCCAATCATCGGTAACCTTAATCTCATCGGTTCACTCCCTCACCACTCCATCCATAAATTAGCCCAAAAATACGGACCCATAATGCAACTCCGGTTTGGTTCGTACCCAATAGTGGTGGGTTCATCCGTTGAGATGGCAAAGCTTTTCCTAAAAACCCATGACCTCAATTTCGCTTCCAGACCCAAAACGGCCGCCGGAAAATACACAACTTACAACTATTCCGACATCACTTGGTCTCCTTACGGACCTTACTGGCGACAAGCTCGTAAGATGTGTTTGATGGAACTCTTTAGCGCCAAGCGTCTCGAGTCTTACGAGTATATCCGAGTGGAAGAGATGCGAGCTCTCCTGAAGGGACTTTACGAGTCATTTGGTCGAACAGTTAACCTGAAAGATCACCTTTCGAATGTGAGCTTGAACGTGATAAGTCGAATGGTGTTAGGGAAGAAATACTTGGATGacgaggaggaagaggaggagtcGACGAGAGGGATGAGGAAGATTGTGACGGCGGAGGAGTTCAAGAAGATGCTTGACGAGTTGTTTTTGTTGAATGGAGTGATGAATCTTGGGGATTGGATACCTTGGATTGATTTCTTGGACCTGCAAGGGTTTGTGAAGAGGATGAAGGTGTTGAGTAAGAAGTTTGATTGGTTTTTGGAACATGTGATCGATGAGCATGacgagaggaggaagagagaacgtGTGGAAAATTTTGTCCCTAAAGATATGGTTGATGTGCTCTTGGTGCTTGCAGATGATCCTAATCTCGAAGTTAAGCTCGATCGGACTAGCGTCAAGGCCTTCACTCAG GACCTAATAGCAGGAGGCACTGAGAGCTCAGCAGTGACTGTAGAATGGGCGATCGCTGAGCTCTTGAAAAAGCCAGAGATCTTCAAAAAGGCTTCAGAAGAGCTGGATAGGGTgattgggagagaaagatgggTCGAAGAGAAAGACATCCCACACCTCCCATACATTGAAGCCATTGTGAAGGAGACCATGAGGGTGCACCCAGTGGCACCAATGCTAACTCCTCGTCTAGCTAGAGAAGATTGTGAAGTTGCCGGCTATAATATCCGGGCGGGTACCCGAGTATTTATCAACACATGGACCATAGGAAGAGACCCTTCATTGTGGGAAGCACCAGATGAATTCAAACCAGAGAGGTTCATAGGGAAGGACATTGATGTAAAGGGTCAAGATTTTGAGCTATTGCCATTCGGGTCGGGTAGAAGGATTTGCCCAGGCTATAGCCTTGGGCTGAAGGTGATTCAGTCAAGTTTGGCTAATCTATTACAAGGGTTCGAGTGGAAATTGCCGGGACAAATGAAGCCCGAGGACTTGAGCATGGAAGAGATTTTTGGGCTCTCAACACCAAGAAAGTACCCACTTGTTGCCGTGGTGGAGCCCCGACTTCCAGCTCAAGTCTATTATCATTGA
- the LOC122668783 gene encoding glucan endo-1,3-beta-glucosidase 8-like, which yields MVRVQANSNKSQKLRRWFVVVVVVATVVVSGNVAEAIGVNWGTIMAQPIEPETVVQMLKDIGIKQVKLFDADPWVVKSLAGSGIEVMIAIPNNELFRFSNNYDNAKEWVKENVTSYLKDEGGVDIRYVAVGNEPFLKSYNGSYMKTTFPSLKNIQKALDEAGVGDKIKATIPCNADVYDSHSDYPSDGNFRVDIRPLMVDIVKFLNSSNAPFFVNIYPFLSLYQDENFPVDYAFFDGNAKPTIDDNYAYTNVFEANFDTLVWALKKTGFPDLKIAIGEIGWPTDGDKHATVENAKRFYDGYLSNRAKGNGTHLRPDAYENVYFFGLLDENMKSVAPGDFERHWGIFTFDGKPKFPVDFTGKGNDTLPVGAKGVKYMKSQWCVFNNSSTNMTLVTENVEYACTMGDCTSLGYGSSCNQLGNTNENISYAYNYYYQMQGQLNESCDFNGTAKITNVNASQDGCLFPILVASTHVSSKVGGSVGGGGHDANTGYHVNLLMPIILWFLFFTTLMI from the exons ATGGTTCGAGTTCAGGCCAATAGTAACAAGAGTCAGAAACTAAGGAGATGGtttgtagtggtggtggtggtggcaacaGTGGTGGTTTCCGGCAATGTTGCAGAGGCGATTGGTGTGAATTGGGGGACTATAATGGCTCAACCTATAGAACCTGAAACCGTGGTACAGATGCTCAAGGACATTGGAATCAAGCAGGTGAAGCTGTTCGATGCAGATCCTTGGGTCGTGAAATCCTTGGCTGGGAGTGGAATTGAAGTCATGATTGCCATCCCAAACAATGAGCTTTTCCGATTCAGCAATAATTATGACAATGCAAAGGAATGGGTGAAGGAGAATGTTACTTCATATTTGAAGGACGAAGGTGGGGTTGATATAAG GTATGTAGCAGTGGGGAATGAACCCTTCTTGAAGAGTTACAATGGAAGCTATATGAAAACCACATTCCCATCCCTAAAGAACATTCAGAAGGCTCTTGATGAAGCTGGAGTTGGTGACAAGATCAAAGCTACCATCCCTTGCAATGCCGATGTTTATGATTCTCATTCCGACTATCCCTCAGATGGTAATTTCCGAGTAGACATAAGACCACTCATGGTTGACATCGTCAAATTCCTCAACTCTTCCAATGCACCTTTCTTCGTCAACATCTATCCTTTCCTCAGCCTCTACCAAGACGAAAATTTCCCCGTCGATTACGCCTTTTTCGATGGAAACGCCAAACCTACCATTGATGATAACTACGCATACACCAATGTGTTCGAAGCTAACTTCGACACATTGGTTTGGGCTTTGAAAAAGACTGGTTTTCCAGACCTAAAGATCGCAATCGGAGAAATTGGATGGCCTACTGACGGCGACAAGCATGCCACCGTCGAGAATGCGAAGAGGTTCTACGACGGCTACTTAAGTAACAGGGCAAAAGGCAATGGTACCCATTTAAGGCCAGATGCTTACGAAAatgtgtatttttttggattgctTGATGAGAACATGAAGAGTGTGGCACCAGGTGACTTCGAGAGGCATTGGGGGATATTTACGTTCGATGGGAAGCCCAAATTCCCAGTGGATTTCACTGGGAAAGGGAATGATACGCTGCCAGTAGGGGCTAAGGGAGTGAAATACATGAAATCACAATGGTGTGTGTTCAATAACTCAAGCACTAACATGACCCTAGTGACTGAGAACGTAGAATACGCATGCACCATGGGTGATTGTACCTCGTTGGGTTATGGATCCTCATGCAACCAATTGGGGAATACAAATGAGAATATATCCTACGCTTATAATTACTACTACCAAATGCAAGGCCAGCTTAACGAATCTTGCGATTTCAATGGTACAGCAAAGATCACTAATGTGAATGCCTCTCAGGATGGTTGTCTCTTTCCAATTCTAGTTGCCAGCACACATGTTTCAAGCAAAGTAGGTGGtagtgttggtggtggtggacaTGATGCCAACACAGGCTACCACGTCAACCTATTGATGCCTATCATCttgtggtttttattttttaccacTCTTATGAtttag